One segment of Vibrio gazogenes DNA contains the following:
- a CDS encoding ABC transporter substrate-binding protein produces MKAGKLAVTAVLAGAALISSTNIMAKTAKVAVSQIVEHPALDATRQGLLDGLKAKGYIEGKNLDFEYKTAQGNPAIAVQIARQFVGERPDVLVGIATPTAQALVSATRSIPIVFTAVTDPIGAKLVKTMQHPGKNVTGLSDLSPVKQHVELIKELMPDVKTIGVVYNPGEANAVSLIELLKQSVKENGLKLVEATALKSADVQSATQSIVEKSDIIYALIDNTVASAIEGMIVTANQAKTPVFGAATSYVDRGAIASLGFDYYQIGMQTANYVAEILNGKAPGSIDVTVAKGSDLVVNKTVADKLGFKIPQSVLDRATSIK; encoded by the coding sequence ATGAAAGCAGGAAAACTTGCAGTAACCGCTGTTCTGGCCGGAGCAGCGCTCATTTCCTCAACCAATATTATGGCGAAAACGGCAAAAGTCGCCGTGTCACAAATCGTTGAACACCCAGCTTTGGATGCAACCCGTCAGGGGCTTCTGGATGGATTAAAAGCGAAAGGATATATTGAAGGAAAAAATCTGGATTTTGAATACAAAACCGCACAAGGAAACCCAGCGATAGCGGTGCAGATCGCCAGACAGTTCGTCGGAGAACGTCCGGATGTTCTGGTCGGTATCGCAACGCCAACCGCTCAAGCTTTAGTTTCCGCAACCCGTTCTATTCCCATTGTTTTTACTGCGGTGACTGATCCTATTGGGGCAAAGCTGGTTAAAACCATGCAGCATCCGGGGAAAAACGTGACGGGGCTATCCGATTTATCTCCGGTCAAACAACATGTCGAGTTGATTAAAGAATTGATGCCGGACGTCAAAACTATCGGTGTTGTTTACAATCCCGGAGAAGCGAACGCTGTTAGTTTGATCGAACTTCTCAAGCAGAGTGTCAAAGAAAATGGCCTGAAACTCGTCGAAGCAACCGCATTGAAAAGTGCCGATGTACAGTCTGCGACGCAAAGTATTGTTGAGAAGTCTGACATCATTTATGCCTTAATCGATAATACGGTTGCCAGCGCTATCGAAGGGATGATAGTGACGGCCAATCAGGCGAAAACGCCCGTTTTTGGGGCGGCGACTTCCTATGTTGATCGTGGGGCGATCGCGAGTCTTGGTTTTGATTACTATCAGATTGGTATGCAGACTGCGAATTATGTCGCCGAGATTCTGAATGGCAAAGCTCCGGGATCGATTGATGTCACTGTCGCAAAAGGTTCTGACTTAGTTGTGAATAAAACCGTTGCGGATAAGCTGGGCTTCAAGATTCCTCAATCTGTTCTGGATCGTGCAACCAGCATCAAATAG
- a CDS encoding ABC transporter ATP-binding protein, with amino-acid sequence MIRLENIQVTFNPGTILENRALKEVSLTVPEHQFLTVIGSNGAGKSTLLGAVTGETPMVGGKVLIDDTDVTRRSVDQRANFCARVFQDPLAGTCGSLTIEENMALAYKRGSHRSWKYALSSKRRQLFQERISILGLGLEDRLGDSIGLLSGGQRQAVSLVMATLAESKLLLLDEHTAALDPRMAAFIIDLTNKIVKEFNLTVMMVTHSMKDALACGDRTVMLHQGEIVLDVSGEQRQHMDVPDLLDMFSKVRGETLADDSLLLS; translated from the coding sequence ATGATTCGGCTAGAAAATATACAAGTCACTTTTAATCCGGGCACAATTCTGGAAAACCGTGCTTTGAAAGAGGTGTCTTTGACAGTACCTGAACATCAGTTTTTGACGGTTATTGGTTCAAATGGTGCCGGTAAATCAACGCTACTGGGCGCAGTGACGGGCGAAACGCCCATGGTCGGTGGCAAAGTGTTGATTGATGATACTGATGTAACGCGGCGAAGTGTTGATCAGCGCGCGAATTTCTGTGCGCGTGTGTTTCAGGATCCACTTGCGGGAACTTGTGGCTCGTTAACCATTGAAGAGAATATGGCACTGGCTTACAAGCGGGGGAGCCACCGTAGTTGGAAATATGCGCTTTCTTCCAAACGGCGCCAGCTGTTTCAAGAGCGTATCAGTATTTTGGGACTGGGTCTGGAAGATCGGCTTGGTGACAGTATCGGTCTGCTTTCCGGAGGTCAGCGGCAAGCCGTGAGTTTGGTGATGGCGACTCTCGCAGAGAGTAAGTTACTCCTACTGGATGAACACACGGCTGCACTGGATCCCCGTATGGCTGCATTTATTATCGATCTGACGAATAAAATTGTGAAAGAATTTAATCTGACGGTGATGATGGTGACACATTCGATGAAAGATGCTCTGGCCTGCGGTGATCGGACGGTTATGCTCCATCAAGGTGAGATCGTGCTCGATGTTTCGGGAGAGCAACGGCAACATATGGATGTGCCGGACTTGCTGGATATGTTTTCCAAAGTCAGAGGTGAAACATTAGCTGATGATAGCTTACTTTTGAGTTGA
- a CDS encoding sensor domain-containing diguanylate cyclase, translating to MKKYFSIKGRLLTPLVFAFALVGMLFEGHVRQLERELSDEYERIEREFFRASKMLTILDYSLNNYIKVRQSLILSHTAKIVNGVCHMRPKLEIDAGDSPNAHLRALEYIIVGDKSLCDKNSSLYHEVGFRIALAPVISLLHDLDDYLIGVHYVDPSGYIISSPDTLSVNATTDVLEQIQSPSWDVYQDLGENQPIKVRGPTILQELQSTENLISLMLPVYSDHQFEGVISLNIMLDKLLNANQRFVGKLHFIDTQRESLPTNAFQPHSLQDEGISFHHAMYYDMHWGNELYQFVSLKRKTLILITVMYVLVVMSFLFMNTRHAKSYYEGLAVRDPLTGLRNRRGFQAFIEHSPHQSYVAIAMFDIDNFKAINDHFGHDIGDDVIRYTGDQIRCHIRATDTVARYGGEEFVLYLTAERKSYLKKTLIRVKGALCDESGTVVEGGFTISGGVEIVACSELHDIDDILKSADEKLYIAKKSGKNQLIF from the coding sequence ATGAAGAAATATTTTTCTATAAAAGGGCGACTACTGACCCCGCTTGTTTTTGCTTTTGCACTTGTAGGAATGCTATTTGAAGGGCATGTCAGACAATTGGAGAGAGAACTGAGCGATGAGTATGAAAGAATCGAACGGGAATTCTTTCGCGCATCCAAGATGTTGACCATTTTGGATTATAGCTTGAATAATTACATCAAAGTCCGTCAGTCTTTGATACTGTCGCATACGGCAAAGATTGTGAACGGCGTATGCCATATGCGGCCAAAGCTGGAAATTGATGCAGGGGACAGCCCCAATGCTCATCTGCGGGCGCTTGAATACATTATCGTTGGTGATAAATCACTGTGCGACAAGAATAGCTCACTCTATCACGAAGTGGGGTTCAGAATAGCACTGGCCCCGGTGATTTCATTGCTGCATGATCTGGATGATTATCTGATAGGCGTTCATTATGTTGATCCGTCGGGTTATATTATTTCTTCTCCTGATACACTGTCGGTGAATGCCACGACGGATGTGCTCGAACAGATTCAATCGCCAAGCTGGGATGTGTATCAGGATCTGGGCGAAAATCAACCAATTAAAGTTCGTGGACCGACGATACTTCAGGAGTTGCAATCGACAGAAAACCTCATTTCTTTGATGTTGCCGGTTTACTCGGACCATCAATTTGAAGGGGTCATCTCTCTGAATATCATGCTAGACAAGCTATTGAATGCCAACCAACGTTTTGTGGGTAAGCTGCATTTTATTGATACACAGAGAGAGTCATTACCAACAAATGCTTTTCAACCCCATTCCCTTCAGGATGAGGGGATCTCATTTCATCATGCCATGTATTACGATATGCATTGGGGGAATGAGCTTTATCAGTTTGTCAGTCTGAAACGAAAGACATTAATACTGATCACTGTCATGTATGTACTGGTTGTCATGTCTTTTCTGTTTATGAATACTCGTCATGCGAAAAGTTATTATGAAGGACTGGCGGTGCGGGACCCATTGACAGGCTTGCGCAATCGGCGCGGATTTCAAGCTTTTATTGAACATTCACCGCATCAGTCTTATGTCGCGATCGCGATGTTTGATATTGATAACTTTAAAGCGATCAATGATCACTTTGGTCATGATATCGGGGATGATGTCATTCGTTATACCGGTGATCAGATTCGCTGTCATATTCGTGCTACCGATACGGTTGCCCGTTATGGTGGCGAAGAGTTTGTGCTGTATCTGACTGCTGAACGTAAAAGTTATCTCAAGAAGACATTAATTCGTGTGAAAGGTGCGTTGTGTGATGAGTCTGGAACCGTTGTTGAAGGTGGTTTCACGATCTCCGGTGGCGTTGAAATAGTGGCTTGTTCTGAGTTACATGATATTGATGATATCTTGAAATCAGCCGATGAAAAATTATACATCGCCAAAAAGAGTGGTAAAAATCAGCTGATTTTTTAA
- a CDS encoding ABC transporter permease yields MSAFAFFGALEIGLIYGLVALGVYLTFRVLDFPDLSVDGSFPMGAAVAATAIVAGINPWVATGLAIIAGAMTGWVTAFLTVRFGILNLLASILTMIAAFSINIRIMGRPNLALIGEDTILTPFEAMGDPMYIRPLVVGVLVLLSALFIVRLLNSDFGLGLRATGVNARMVAAQGGSTAFYTYFGLALSNGFVGFAGALFAQTNSFADVTSGVGTIVVGLAAVILGQTLIPGRRIWVAVVAVILGSVLYRLAVAFALSSGMFGLQASDLNLVTAVLVAIALIMPRMKKKMKSNRAGGAA; encoded by the coding sequence ATGTCTGCTTTTGCCTTTTTTGGAGCTCTGGAGATAGGGCTAATTTATGGATTGGTGGCACTTGGCGTTTATTTGACGTTTCGAGTGCTTGATTTTCCGGATTTAAGTGTGGATGGCAGTTTCCCGATGGGGGCAGCGGTTGCTGCAACAGCGATTGTCGCGGGGATCAATCCGTGGGTCGCAACCGGATTAGCCATCATTGCCGGTGCGATGACCGGCTGGGTAACTGCTTTTCTAACGGTTCGATTCGGTATCTTAAACTTACTGGCTTCGATCCTCACGATGATTGCCGCATTTTCAATCAATATTCGGATTATGGGACGTCCGAATTTGGCATTAATCGGTGAAGATACGATTTTGACTCCATTTGAAGCGATGGGGGATCCGATGTACATCCGTCCACTGGTCGTTGGAGTGTTGGTGTTACTATCCGCTTTATTCATTGTCCGCCTGCTGAATAGCGATTTTGGTTTAGGTTTGCGAGCCACGGGTGTGAACGCGCGGATGGTTGCAGCTCAGGGTGGCAGTACCGCGTTTTATACTTATTTTGGCTTGGCGCTATCGAATGGTTTTGTCGGTTTTGCTGGTGCGTTGTTCGCGCAGACTAACAGTTTTGCGGATGTGACTTCCGGTGTCGGCACCATTGTTGTCGGGCTGGCGGCGGTGATTCTGGGACAAACGTTAATTCCCGGAAGACGTATCTGGGTTGCCGTGGTCGCGGTGATTCTTGGCTCAGTGCTTTATCGCCTTGCTGTCGCATTTGCGCTGAGTTCAGGCATGTTTGGTTTGCAGGCTTCTGATCTGAATCTTGTGACGGCCGTGTTGGTTGCGATTGCGCTTATCATGCCGCGTATGAAGAAGAAAATGAAATCGAACCGGGCCGGAGGTGCTGCATGA